The Myxococcales bacterium genome contains the following window.
TGATCCAGCACCGCGGGCAACGCGCCGGAATTGCGGTTGATGTCCTCCACGGCGAGAGCCAGGCGGTCGTCAAGCCTCTCAGCGCGCTCGTTCCCGGCACTCCGGGCATCGCGGGAACAACCATTCGCAGCGACGGGCGTGTGGCCTTGCTCCTGGACGCCCCGGCACTGCTTCGGAAGGCCGTGGGCTGGCAAACGGGCGGCCAACACGGCGGTGGCACGGAGAACAGAAAATCGAAGACAGCAGGATTGACAGCGAGAGCACCTTTACGGAGCTGAAAGAAGGGAGAGGGGTTGTGTTCCAAAGTATGAGTTTCCGAAAGAAAGTGTTGTTGCTGCCACTTTCTGCAGCGATCGCATTCAGCGTCGTGCTCGCTTCCTCGTTTTATTTCGGCGAGCAAAGTAGCGATGCGCTCAGCAAGGTCGAGAAGGGTTACTACCCGGCGATCGACCTGAACCGCGATCTCGAGGGTCTACTCGCCACACTTCAACGGAGTCTTCAGGACGCCGTTGCAGCAAGCGATGAGGACGGCCTGATTGAAGCACAGGATATTCGGCGTCAATTCCTGGAGCGTCTGGCCACAGGAAGGAACAACCCGGCGATCGATCAGGCAACCCGAAAAGAACTCGAAATTGCATTCGACAACTACTTTGCCCTCGCTTCCGGCGCCGCCGGCCAGATGATCGCGCAAGAAGACTTTGACGAAGGATTGACGGTAACGCTGAGACAGGTCGCAAGCGAATACAACGCGATCCGAGAGACCCTCGAATCAAATTCGAAATCCTTCAGTCTCGCCCTTGCAAAGGGCTTCGAGGTAGCAAGTTCCGTTCAGCGGACGTCCACCTACTTCACCGGAGCAATTTTGGTCATTTCTCTCGTCTTGCTGAGCGCGACGGCGCTGATTTTGACTCGGGGTGTAACGCGCCCGATAGCGGAGGCCACTCGGATTGCGAATGCGTTGACGGCGGGTGATCTCACGGTTCGAATTTCGGAGACCTCGAACGACGAAATTGGTCGCATGCTCAACGGGATGGATCAACTCTCGATGCGCCTGAAACACGTCTTTGAGGACATGCATTCATCTTTCGATGGTCTCTCTTCAGTCGCGCAACAGCTGGCGAGTTCCTCGCAGAGCGTTTCGAGCGGCACCAGTGAGCAGGCGGCTGCCGTCGAAGAGACCACCTCGAGCCTCGAAGAAATGAACGCCTCGATCAACGAGAACGCGGAAAACAGTCGAAAGCTCGAAGAGATGGCGCTCCAGGGCGTGAGCGACGCCGAGGCAAGCGGAAAAGCAGTAGAAGAAACGGTCGAAGCCATGAAGACGATCGCGGACCGCATCTCGATCGTCGAGGAAATCGCCTATCAGACAAATCTCCTGGCACTCAACGCCGCGATCGAGGCTGCGCGCGCCGGCGAACATGGCAAGGGGTTCGCGGTCGTGGCGACCGAAGTCCGAAAATTGGCCGAACGGAGCCAGGCGGCCGCGCGCGAGATCGGCGACGTCGCTTCGAGGAGTGTCGATGCTTCCCAGCGATCGGGAGATCTGCTCGCCCAACTCGTTCCCGCGATTCAGTTGACCGCCGAACTCGTGCAAGAAGTGGCCGCAGCTTCGAGGGAACAGTCCTCAGGTGTCGCGCTGATCAATCAGGCGATGACCCAGGTCGATTCGGTCGCCCAACGCAATGCGGCCGCCGCAGAGGAGCTTTCGAGCACTGCCGCCCAACTCTCGGCTCAGGCCATTCAGATGAAGCAGTCGATCGCCTTCTTCCATACGGGATCGGGCAGCAATCTTACGCAGGGGGACGCGAGGGGCCCGACTCACAACGAGCAAGTCTCAACCCCACAAGTAGTCGGAGCGGACACGGCGCAGATGGAACCGCCCACCGCCGCGAGCCAGGAGATTGAGTGGGAGGAGTTTTCCGAGGTCCGGAGCGGTATGCCGGATAGCAGTTACAAAAAGGTCTAGGGGTCAGCATGGAGGCCATAGAACACGTCGCAGAGCATCGCAGTCAATACTTGACGTTCGAAGTATGTCAAGAGATTTACGCGATCGCAATTCTCGACCTGCGCGAAATCATCACTTTCGAATCGGCGACAAGAATACCGATGGCGCCCGAGGCCATTCGCGGGCTGATCAACCTTCGGGGTAGCGCGGTTCCAGTGATCGACCTCGCTATCAAGTTTGGCAAGACCCAGACACCGGTATCCAAACGAACTTGCGTGATAGTCCTCGATTCGAGCAGTCTGAACGAGCGTGGCTTGATCGGAATTCTGGCTGATCAAGTCTGTGAAGTCATCGAGTTGTCAAAGGCAGAAATCGAGGACGCACCGGATTTTGGAGCGTCCGTCACGTCGGACTACCTCAAAGGCCTCGCCCGTGTTTTTGATAAGTTCGTGCCGATCCTGGATGTCGACCGACTTCTCTCGCTTGAGGAGTCGGCAATCACACACGACTCACCTTCCGAGATTGAACTTGAACCCAAGTCGGATTCCGAACCAGCAGAATCGCCCGAAGACACCGCCGAGAAAGAGTCGAAGCCTCGGCGTTCTTCCAAGAAAAAATCGAAATCCTGAGCTCGTCGTGAGCTTCGCCGACCTCGAATCCTGAGCAGCGTATCGTGAACCCGACCGCCAAATCAGCAACGCTGGAAATACAGCCACTGGGTGTTCGCGAGTTCGACCTGCTGCGGGCGTACATTCGCTCGGTGAGCGGGATCGAGCTCTCATCCAAGAAAATGGCTCTGGTAGAATCGCGATTGAACCGTCGCCTGCTGTCTCTAGGCCTCCGTTCCTTTCGCGAATACTATATCCGGCTGCTCCAAGATGATGATTCCGAATGCCAGAACATGCTCGATCGCATCACGACAAACGAGACCTCGTTCTTCCGAGAACCCGCTCAATTCGAACTGCTCGAAGAGGTCGTGATTCCGCGTTGGAAAGAGCAAGCGCGGGGGAAGCGGCGGCGAAAACACATTCGGGTCTGGAGTGCGGGATGTTCGACGGGCGAAGAGCCGTATTCCGTCGGGATGTGCCTGCTTCACGCGCTTCCCCGGACAGAAGGTTGGAACATCGAAATCATCGCGAGCGATATCTCGCTCGAGGTGCTGGAACAAGCCAGTCACGGGGTCTACTCCGTAGATCAGACACAAGCCATCCCCACGATCTATCGAGATAAGTTCATGTTGAGGGGACGCGGCCCACAGAGCGGCAAGGTAAAAGTCGGGACTGATCTGCACGCGAGCGTGCGATTTGGTCGCTTCAACTTGAGCGCGTCGCACTATCGTTTCCGGCAACCCTTCGACCTGATCCTGTGTCGCAATGTACTGATCTACTTCGGGCGCGACGAGAAAATGGGGGCGGTGCACCGGATGCTGGATCTGCTCGTTCCGGATGGACTTTTCATGCTCGGCCACGCCGAGAGCCTGCAGGGACAGACCGAGCGCGTTCGCTCCGTACGCCCGACCGTTTATTCGTTGACTGATGCGCCGCTGTTCTCTACCGATGCTGGGCAGCCGGAGGACACTCTTTGACGATCCTCCGAAACAAACTCGAGCGAGAAAAGTCCGACAAGATCAACAACGCCAACAAGGATCGACAGGCGATTCACGTGTTGTCCGTAGATGATTCTGCCGTTGTTCGTGAGATGATGTCTTGCTTGCTGCCCGACGCAAACGGATTGACCCTCGACGTCGCGGCGGATCCGGTGATCGCGACGCGCAAAATTGCGCAGCGCCGGCCCGATGTGATTTTGCTGGATCTCGAAATGCCGCGGATGGATGGTCTCAGCTTCATGAGAGAACTCATGGCAAAGAATCCGATTCCGGTCGTGATCTGCTCCGGATACGCCGCGCGTGGAACCGATATTGCGTTGCAGGCTCTTTCCGAAGGTGCGTTCGAGATCCTCAGCAAGCCGAAGCGAGGTGTTGCGGATTTCCTGGAAAAATCCGTGGCAGAGTTTCGGACGGTCCTGCGCGAAGCCGCCAAGTCCGCTCGCCCCAAGAGCAGAACAGCCGGCGCCACCTTGCAGGCTGTTCCCTCGCGAAGACTGGCGACAATACCGCCACCCGACAGAACGTCATCGGGTCAATTCAGTGTGGTTGCAATTGGAA
Protein-coding sequences here:
- a CDS encoding HAMP domain-containing protein, with translation MSFRKKVLLLPLSAAIAFSVVLASSFYFGEQSSDALSKVEKGYYPAIDLNRDLEGLLATLQRSLQDAVAASDEDGLIEAQDIRRQFLERLATGRNNPAIDQATRKELEIAFDNYFALASGAAGQMIAQEDFDEGLTVTLRQVASEYNAIRETLESNSKSFSLALAKGFEVASSVQRTSTYFTGAILVISLVLLSATALILTRGVTRPIAEATRIANALTAGDLTVRISETSNDEIGRMLNGMDQLSMRLKHVFEDMHSSFDGLSSVAQQLASSSQSVSSGTSEQAAAVEETTSSLEEMNASINENAENSRKLEEMALQGVSDAEASGKAVEETVEAMKTIADRISIVEEIAYQTNLLALNAAIEAARAGEHGKGFAVVATEVRKLAERSQAAAREIGDVASRSVDASQRSGDLLAQLVPAIQLTAELVQEVAAASREQSSGVALINQAMTQVDSVAQRNAAAAEELSSTAAQLSAQAIQMKQSIAFFHTGSGSNLTQGDARGPTHNEQVSTPQVVGADTAQMEPPTAASQEIEWEEFSEVRSGMPDSSYKKV
- a CDS encoding purine-binding chemotaxis protein CheW, which encodes MEAIEHVAEHRSQYLTFEVCQEIYAIAILDLREIITFESATRIPMAPEAIRGLINLRGSAVPVIDLAIKFGKTQTPVSKRTCVIVLDSSSLNERGLIGILADQVCEVIELSKAEIEDAPDFGASVTSDYLKGLARVFDKFVPILDVDRLLSLEESAITHDSPSEIELEPKSDSEPAESPEDTAEKESKPRRSSKKKSKS
- a CDS encoding protein-glutamate O-methyltransferase CheR, which codes for MNPTAKSATLEIQPLGVREFDLLRAYIRSVSGIELSSKKMALVESRLNRRLLSLGLRSFREYYIRLLQDDDSECQNMLDRITTNETSFFREPAQFELLEEVVIPRWKEQARGKRRRKHIRVWSAGCSTGEEPYSVGMCLLHALPRTEGWNIEIIASDISLEVLEQASHGVYSVDQTQAIPTIYRDKFMLRGRGPQSGKVKVGTDLHASVRFGRFNLSASHYRFRQPFDLILCRNVLIYFGRDEKMGAVHRMLDLLVPDGLFMLGHAESLQGQTERVRSVRPTVYSLTDAPLFSTDAGQPEDTL